A single window of Acidobacteriota bacterium DNA harbors:
- a CDS encoding threonine/serine exporter family protein yields MILTRQQTEDDAVGSRDAIGFILRLGRALHAYGYPAHQLEEVLGKTSARLGLMAQFFSTPTSIFASFGRQDEQRTFLMRVTPGEVNLGKLAELDDVTTGVLRSSLNPATGSEKIENILAGPERYGGLLRTLAFGTASAAGSRFLGGGWKEIGVSAFIGLLIGLLSVFTVKFPTWGRVFEPVAAFVASATAAALSFVIGPYAISNASLAGMIVLMPGLTLTVAMIELSTQNLSSGTARLSGAFVVFLGMGLGVAIGDAISQQAFGDPQIARAVQLPGWTELIALAVMPLAFTILLRARWQDAIWIVIAGALAIGGSKLGSQLLGSVGVFLGALTVGIASNWYSRLLDHPAIITQVPGILMLVPGSVGFRGLAALLDRQIVSGVDTTFKMILTAMALVAGTLIANIVVPSRREL; encoded by the coding sequence ATGATCTTAACGCGACAACAAACTGAGGACGACGCCGTTGGCTCCCGTGATGCAATCGGCTTCATTCTACGGCTCGGACGTGCGCTGCACGCATACGGTTATCCGGCGCACCAGTTGGAAGAAGTGTTGGGCAAAACCTCCGCGCGATTGGGATTGATGGCGCAATTCTTTTCAACGCCGACTTCGATCTTTGCTTCCTTCGGTCGCCAGGATGAACAACGAACATTTCTGATGCGCGTCACGCCGGGCGAAGTCAATTTGGGCAAACTGGCGGAACTGGATGATGTAACAACCGGCGTGTTGCGCAGTTCGCTCAATCCTGCGACGGGTTCTGAAAAGATCGAAAACATTCTAGCCGGACCGGAACGTTACGGCGGCCTGCTCAGGACTTTGGCTTTTGGAACGGCGTCCGCCGCCGGGTCGCGTTTCCTGGGCGGAGGATGGAAAGAAATCGGTGTTTCAGCTTTCATCGGATTGCTGATTGGATTGTTGTCTGTCTTCACAGTCAAGTTTCCGACTTGGGGTCGCGTCTTCGAACCCGTCGCCGCCTTTGTTGCTTCGGCAACAGCAGCGGCATTGAGCTTCGTTATCGGCCCTTATGCGATTTCAAACGCTTCGTTGGCCGGAATGATCGTTTTAATGCCCGGCTTGACGCTGACTGTGGCAATGATCGAATTGTCAACGCAAAATTTGTCTTCGGGCACGGCGCGGCTGAGCGGCGCTTTTGTTGTATTTCTGGGAATGGGATTGGGCGTGGCGATCGGCGATGCCATTTCCCAACAGGCATTCGGCGACCCGCAAATCGCTCGCGCGGTTCAATTGCCCGGATGGACGGAACTGATTGCCCTGGCGGTGATGCCGCTGGCGTTCACGATCTTGCTGCGCGCGCGTTGGCAGGATGCGATCTGGATTGTCATTGCCGGCGCATTGGCCATCGGCGGCAGCAAATTGGGCAGCCAGTTGCTGGGATCGGTGGGCGTTTTCCTGGGCGCATTGACCGTTGGCATTGCCAGCAATTGGTATTCACGCTTGCTGGATCACCCGGCCATCATTACGCAGGTTCCCGGCATTTTGATGCTGGTACCTGGCAGCGTTGGGTTTCGCGGATTGGCGGCTTTGCTCGACCGACAAATTGTTTCGGGCGTGGATACAACATTCAAAATGATTTTGACGGCGATGGCGTTGGTGGCAGGAACGTTAATCGCCAACATCGTCGTGCCTTCGCGCAGAGAGTTGTAA
- the thiE gene encoding thiamine phosphate synthase, with amino-acid sequence MRHNSAMFEIPKLYPITDCQLSNCTHEEMVRMILAGGARLIQLRDKDASAKELLDAARTCLPLTRAAGAKLIVNDRVDVALTSGADGVHLGQEDLSVDEAREILGEDKIIGISTHSLKQFNAALDTSANYIAVGPVFPTNTKENPDPVVGLELLREAKKITDRPLVAIGGITVDCAADVIAAGADCVAVISALYPFGDISDFFTKPDVTGRVKAFLSALDVSGES; translated from the coding sequence ATCAGACATAATTCGGCTATGTTCGAAATCCCAAAACTGTATCCGATTACAGATTGCCAACTGTCTAACTGCACGCACGAAGAGATGGTGCGGATGATACTGGCCGGAGGCGCACGCTTGATTCAGTTGCGCGACAAGGATGCGAGCGCCAAGGAATTGCTGGATGCAGCGCGAACCTGTTTGCCGTTGACGCGAGCTGCCGGAGCCAAACTGATCGTCAATGATCGAGTTGATGTGGCTTTGACCTCCGGAGCCGATGGCGTTCACTTGGGGCAAGAGGATTTATCGGTTGATGAAGCCCGCGAAATTTTGGGTGAAGACAAGATCATCGGAATTTCAACTCATTCGTTGAAGCAATTCAACGCGGCGCTGGACACTTCGGCAAATTACATCGCAGTCGGCCCGGTTTTTCCGACCAACACCAAAGAAAACCCTGATCCGGTTGTTGGTTTGGAATTGCTGCGCGAAGCGAAAAAAATAACTGACCGTCCCTTGGTAGCGATTGGCGGAATTACGGTTGACTGTGCTGCCGATGTGATTGCTGCCGGAGCCGACTGTGTGGCTGTAATTTCAGCGCTTTATCCCTTTGGTGACATCAGCGATTTTTTCACCAAACCGGATGTTACGGGTAGGGTAAAAGCCTTTCTCTCTGCTCTGGATGTAAGCGGCGAATCGTAA
- a CDS encoding TatD family hydrolase has protein sequence MLIDSHAHLDVPNYDADRAEVIDRARAAGVEIMLEIAGSDVGKGSLAPGLRLAEEHEFIYAAIGLHPHEASLYDVQLEQILLDCSRHPKVIGWGEIGLDYHYDHSPRDVQRQVFQRQLELAAERRLPAIIHTREAEEDTIAILRQTWAENGGADIGGIIHCFTSSQALADAALEMGFYVSFSGVLTFKTAEELRSVARSVPMERLLIETDCPFLAPIPYRGKRNEPAFVVETAKKLAELKQTSVEEIGHVTSDNFRRLFRL, from the coding sequence ATGTTGATAGATTCCCATGCTCATTTGGATGTTCCGAACTACGACGCCGACCGCGCGGAGGTCATTGATCGCGCGCGCGCGGCTGGCGTCGAAATCATGCTGGAAATCGCCGGAAGCGACGTCGGTAAAGGGTCGCTTGCGCCGGGTTTGCGGTTGGCTGAAGAGCATGAATTCATTTATGCCGCCATCGGTTTGCATCCGCACGAAGCCAGTTTGTACGACGTCCAGCTTGAACAAATCCTGCTGGATTGCAGCCGCCATCCGAAGGTGATCGGTTGGGGCGAAATTGGTTTGGATTACCATTACGATCACAGCCCGCGCGACGTGCAACGACAAGTGTTTCAGCGACAACTGGAGTTGGCAGCCGAACGGCGACTCCCCGCCATTATCCATACGCGCGAAGCCGAAGAAGACACAATTGCAATTTTGCGCCAAACCTGGGCTGAAAACGGCGGCGCAGATATTGGCGGCATTATTCATTGTTTTACCAGCAGCCAGGCGTTGGCCGACGCCGCACTGGAAATGGGGTTTTATGTTTCCTTTTCCGGCGTGCTGACATTCAAAACCGCCGAAGAACTTCGCAGTGTTGCCCGTTCCGTGCCGATGGAACGATTGCTGATTGAAACGGATTGCCCGTTTCTGGCTCCCATTCCATACCGAGGCAAACGCAACGAACCGGCTTTTGTCGTTGAAACAGCAAAGAAGTTGGCGGAGTTAAAACAGACTTCGGTCGAAGAGATTGGCCACGTAACCAGCGACAATTTTCGGCGGCTGTTTCGCTTGTAA
- a CDS encoding MFS transporter: MAVSVADSSLPVAERARKRITWRLMPFVLLLYFLAYIDRTNVSVTALDMKKTLGEGGLGFTDAVIGTGAGIFFIGYFLLEIPGTLIVERWSARKWIARIMISWGVIASLMGLIGTKWMNFSDNVTQFYTLRFILGIAEAGFFPGIVVYLAHWFRYTDRAKAKSLFMIGIPIATMIGVPVSQLIMKHIHWGGWEGWRWVFVLEGIPSIILGIITIFYLTDWPSEAKWLAEDEKQWIMEELERERKEKLASGEDDLWKEIKAGLSNPRTLLLSAIYISVVTGYYGLTFFLPSIAKKMVPGTSATDQLLKDYLIPAVPYAFGLVAMLVNSSHSDRTGERRWHTALPMLFGAIALALSILSGNSVAVAFSCLCMVGIGVHAYLPVFWTWPTTFMTASAAAAAVGLINSFGNLGGYFGPKVVGWLSEKYQSYAPGQWFLVVCIFIAGLLALLLKHPPKRNEHNLVS; this comes from the coding sequence ATGGCAGTTAGTGTAGCCGACTCTTCTCTGCCCGTGGCTGAACGCGCGCGCAAACGTATTACCTGGCGATTGATGCCGTTTGTGCTGCTTCTTTATTTCCTGGCGTACATAGACCGCACCAACGTCAGCGTTACAGCGTTGGATATGAAGAAGACCTTGGGGGAAGGAGGACTTGGCTTTACTGACGCCGTCATTGGTACGGGCGCCGGAATTTTCTTCATCGGCTACTTTCTACTGGAAATTCCGGGCACCTTGATCGTCGAACGCTGGAGCGCGCGAAAATGGATCGCACGCATCATGATTTCGTGGGGTGTCATTGCTTCCTTAATGGGATTGATTGGCACGAAGTGGATGAACTTTTCCGACAACGTCACGCAATTTTATACATTGCGGTTCATCCTGGGCATCGCGGAAGCGGGGTTCTTCCCTGGGATTGTTGTTTACCTTGCACATTGGTTTCGATATACGGATCGCGCCAAAGCCAAATCACTATTCATGATTGGTATTCCTATTGCGACAATGATTGGCGTCCCGGTCTCACAATTAATCATGAAACACATCCACTGGGGCGGATGGGAAGGCTGGCGTTGGGTGTTCGTCCTGGAAGGAATTCCCTCAATCATTTTGGGGATCATCACCATCTTTTACCTGACCGATTGGCCATCAGAAGCAAAATGGTTAGCCGAAGACGAGAAACAGTGGATTATGGAGGAGCTGGAGCGTGAGCGGAAAGAAAAATTGGCATCAGGAGAAGACGACCTTTGGAAAGAAATTAAAGCCGGGTTGAGCAATCCGCGAACATTGTTGCTTTCTGCGATTTATATTTCTGTTGTTACCGGTTATTACGGACTGACCTTCTTTTTGCCTTCAATCGCCAAAAAAATGGTTCCCGGCACTTCGGCCACCGACCAATTGTTGAAAGATTATCTGATTCCGGCGGTACCGTACGCATTCGGATTGGTGGCAATGTTAGTCAACAGTTCTCATTCCGACCGTACAGGCGAACGACGATGGCATACGGCTTTGCCCATGCTGTTTGGCGCGATTGCGTTGGCGTTGAGCATTCTTTCCGGCAACAGTGTAGCGGTGGCTTTTTCTTGTTTGTGCATGGTCGGCATTGGCGTGCACGCTTATCTGCCGGTTTTTTGGACATGGCCAACCACTTTTATGACGGCTTCTGCCGCCGCCGCCGCCGTTGGACTGATAAATTCGTTCGGTAATCTTGGTGGTTACTTTGGCCCCAAAGTCGTTGGTTGGCTAAGTGAAAAATACCAATCATACGCCCCGGGACAATGGTTCCTGGTCGTTTGTATCTTCATTGCCGGATTGCTGGCACTCTTGTTGAAACATCCCCCAAAACGTAACGAACACAATCTGGTTTCATAG
- a CDS encoding sigma-54-dependent Fis family transcriptional regulator, whose product MSKEKILIVDDDQNIRFTLVEALRGWGYDPIDAATIAAGRELFESEQPQVVLQDVNLPDGSGIDALQDYKHRQPQVVVIMITGNVQLEDTIAALRGGAYDFISKPIRLNELQVTIRNGIEASKLRREVVSLRRERAQQFSFDQIIGQSPAMMEMLRLARKVATSEASSVLLQGASGTGKDIVAKAMHYGSSRADHPFIAINCAAIPGTLLESELFGHEKGAFTDAKVRKEGLFEQAQGGTLFLDEIGELELGLQAKLLRVLEEGKFRRVGGLKDLPLDVRVVAASNRDLKTESEAGRFRIDLFYRLSVIQIDLPPLRERGDDVLLLANYYIARFNERLRKQVRGLSPEVEDIFRHYFWPGNVRELRNVIERVMILEDSNKVTTTWLPRDLLKGGIERAKEEPFIAAAALTPAQPEVQSSPYFILPEKGIELEQVELSFVRQAMERSGGNQTRAAELLGISRDQLRYRLKKIEEYSTTD is encoded by the coding sequence ATGTCCAAAGAAAAAATTCTGATCGTTGACGACGATCAGAACATTCGGTTTACACTTGTTGAGGCGTTGCGTGGCTGGGGATACGATCCAATTGACGCAGCCACAATCGCCGCCGGGCGGGAACTGTTTGAATCCGAACAACCTCAGGTCGTGCTTCAAGATGTCAATTTGCCAGACGGCTCAGGCATTGACGCGCTTCAAGATTACAAACATCGTCAGCCGCAAGTCGTGGTGATCATGATCACCGGCAACGTTCAGCTTGAAGACACCATCGCGGCGTTGCGAGGTGGCGCCTACGATTTCATTAGCAAACCAATCCGCCTGAATGAACTGCAAGTCACAATTCGCAATGGTATAGAGGCCAGTAAACTTCGACGGGAAGTCGTCAGCTTGCGACGTGAACGCGCTCAGCAATTCAGTTTCGACCAAATCATTGGGCAATCACCGGCAATGATGGAAATGTTGCGGCTGGCTCGCAAAGTTGCCACCAGTGAAGCGTCTTCTGTTTTGTTGCAAGGGGCAAGCGGAACCGGCAAAGACATCGTTGCCAAGGCGATGCATTACGGTTCCTCTCGCGCCGATCACCCCTTCATTGCGATCAATTGCGCGGCAATCCCTGGCACATTGTTGGAAAGCGAGTTATTTGGTCATGAAAAAGGCGCGTTCACGGACGCCAAAGTTCGCAAAGAAGGGTTGTTTGAGCAGGCGCAAGGCGGAACCCTTTTTCTGGATGAAATTGGCGAACTTGAACTCGGCCTGCAGGCGAAATTGTTGCGTGTGCTTGAAGAAGGCAAATTCCGCCGCGTAGGCGGGCTGAAGGATTTGCCCCTGGATGTCAGGGTCGTTGCGGCATCCAACCGGGATCTGAAGACCGAAAGCGAAGCGGGTCGCTTCAGGATTGATCTGTTTTACAGGCTGTCAGTGATTCAAATTGATCTGCCGCCGTTGCGTGAACGTGGCGATGACGTGTTGTTGTTGGCGAATTATTACATCGCTCGTTTCAATGAGCGTTTGCGGAAACAGGTGCGCGGTTTGTCTCCCGAAGTTGAAGATATTTTCCGACACTATTTCTGGCCAGGAAATGTGCGCGAACTGAGAAACGTCATTGAACGCGTTATGATTTTGGAAGACTCGAATAAGGTGACGACTACCTGGCTGCCACGCGATCTGCTGAAAGGCGGCATTGAAAGAGCAAAAGAAGAACCATTTATCGCTGCCGCCGCATTAACGCCGGCTCAACCGGAAGTGCAGAGTTCTCCTTACTTCATTCTGCCGGAAAAAGGCATTGAACTGGAACAGGTTGAGCTGTCTTTCGTACGCCAGGCAATGGAACGGAGCGGAGGCAATCAGACCCGGGCAGCCGAGTTATTGGGGATTTCGCGCGACCAACTTCGGTATCGGCTGAAGAAAATCGAAGAGTACAGCACGACAGATTAA
- a CDS encoding YajQ family cyclic di-GMP-binding protein — protein sequence MAQQNTFDIVSQIDHAEVVNAVNQAMKEVQTRFDFKGSKSKLELEGQEAILMASDDEYKLKSLNDILQSKFVKRGVPLKGLTYGKIEPALGGTVRQRITLQQGIPQEKAKEIVKYIKDTKLKVQASIQGDMVRVAGKDRDVLQEVIAALRAHDFGIDMQYTNYRSN from the coding sequence ATGGCGCAGCAAAATACATTCGACATCGTTTCTCAAATAGACCACGCCGAAGTCGTCAATGCAGTCAACCAGGCGATGAAAGAAGTGCAAACGCGCTTCGATTTCAAAGGCAGCAAAAGCAAGCTTGAGTTGGAAGGCCAGGAAGCGATCCTGATGGCTTCGGACGATGAATACAAGTTGAAAAGCCTGAATGACATTCTGCAATCAAAATTCGTCAAACGAGGTGTGCCACTGAAAGGGCTGACTTATGGCAAGATTGAACCGGCGTTGGGTGGCACGGTTCGACAACGAATCACGTTGCAACAGGGCATTCCGCAGGAAAAAGCCAAAGAAATCGTCAAATACATCAAAGACACCAAATTGAAAGTCCAGGCTTCGATTCAGGGCGATATGGTTCGCGTCGCAGGCAAAGATCGCGATGTTTTACAGGAAGTGATCGCCGCCCTGCGGGCCCATGATTTTGGCATTGACATGCAGTACACGAATTACAGATCGAATTGA
- a CDS encoding polyprenyl synthetase family protein, whose protein sequence is MATLVSASSSREATTAGRIFSLIAREMQRFEEEFERQARTNIQIIAHIGRYLHQTGGKRVRPALVVLAAKVFGEEVDDSVIKMATVMEFLHTATLVHDDVIDGAEMRRGRKAVSSQWGNETAVLMGDWLYMTAFETALQQRNLDLLDTLTEATRKMTEGELIQLTLIGNTRITEEQHLEIVVRKTAYLFSASCKVGAILRGATLDQRRALADYGLNLGIAFQLVDDLLDFTSNVEKLGKPVLSDLREGKVTLPLIRLLHSQPQFFPQVRAAMEEPPGETIRAREVLAILGESGELEKARAEAYSYAVRAQESLRIFPDNQYRRALTEIAQYIIERDN, encoded by the coding sequence ATGGCAACACTTGTATCCGCATCTTCTTCGCGCGAAGCGACCACCGCAGGGCGTATTTTCAGTTTGATCGCACGCGAAATGCAGCGTTTCGAGGAAGAATTTGAGCGCCAAGCTCGCACCAACATTCAAATCATCGCTCACATCGGGCGATACCTGCACCAGACCGGAGGCAAACGCGTCCGACCGGCTCTTGTTGTTCTGGCGGCAAAGGTTTTCGGCGAAGAAGTTGACGATTCGGTCATTAAGATGGCGACAGTGATGGAGTTTTTGCACACGGCCACTTTGGTTCACGACGATGTGATTGACGGAGCCGAAATGCGTCGAGGTCGCAAAGCTGTTTCCTCTCAATGGGGGAATGAAACGGCTGTGCTGATGGGCGACTGGTTGTACATGACGGCCTTTGAAACAGCCTTGCAGCAGCGGAATTTGGATTTGCTGGATACGCTAACCGAAGCTACGCGCAAGATGACTGAAGGTGAACTGATTCAATTGACGCTGATCGGCAACACCAGAATTACCGAAGAGCAGCATTTGGAGATTGTCGTTCGGAAAACGGCTTACCTGTTCAGCGCCAGTTGCAAAGTCGGCGCAATTTTGCGCGGAGCCACACTGGACCAACGTCGCGCGTTGGCCGATTATGGGTTGAACCTGGGAATCGCGTTTCAATTGGTTGATGACCTGCTGGACTTCACCTCGAACGTAGAAAAACTTGGCAAACCCGTCCTGAGCGATTTGCGCGAAGGTAAAGTGACGTTGCCGTTAATTCGTTTGCTGCATTCTCAACCCCAATTTTTCCCTCAAGTCCGGGCTGCAATGGAAGAACCGCCGGGCGAAACCATCCGTGCGCGGGAAGTTCTAGCCATCCTGGGGGAATCCGGGGAATTGGAAAAAGCGCGCGCCGAGGCTTATTCTTATGCGGTTCGCGCCCAGGAATCGTTGAGAATTTTTCCGGATAATCAATACCGGCGGGCGCTCACGGAAATCGCTCAATACATCATTGAGCGTGACAATTGA
- the msrP gene encoding protein-methionine-sulfoxide reductase catalytic subunit MsrP — MLMKNSDEIKSSEITDEKTYWNRRNFIRAGVLAATTTATGLLYRTLNTPGREAKKVDPTRLSAKGGYFTPEGQPANDFEDITNYNNFYEFSTSKQEVARRARNFVTRPWTVEVGGMVHKPKTFDLDEILNLAPLEDRVYRFRCVEAWSMVIPWQGFPLAELLKRVEPMGEARYVKFITLFDPERMPNQNRGVLPWPYVEGLRLDEAMHPLTLLATGLYGKMLLPQNGAPLRLVVPWKYGFKSIKSIVRILLVKDQPTSTWSEVAPDEYGFYSNVNPEVSHPRWSQATERHIGEFGLRDTLMFNGYGDQVASLYSGMDLKANF; from the coding sequence ATGTTGATGAAAAACTCTGACGAGATCAAAAGCAGCGAAATCACCGACGAAAAAACTTACTGGAACCGCCGAAATTTTATTCGCGCCGGAGTTCTGGCTGCGACCACCACGGCGACAGGGTTGTTGTATCGAACGCTGAACACGCCCGGTCGCGAAGCAAAGAAAGTTGACCCTACGCGGCTTTCCGCCAAAGGCGGTTACTTCACTCCTGAAGGCCAACCCGCCAACGATTTTGAAGACATCACGAACTACAACAATTTCTACGAGTTTTCGACCAGCAAGCAGGAAGTGGCGCGTCGCGCCAGGAATTTTGTTACTCGCCCCTGGACGGTGGAAGTCGGCGGCATGGTTCACAAACCGAAGACATTTGATCTGGACGAAATACTGAATCTCGCGCCGCTGGAAGATCGTGTTTACCGGTTTCGTTGCGTCGAAGCCTGGTCAATGGTGATTCCGTGGCAGGGATTTCCGCTGGCAGAATTGTTGAAACGCGTCGAACCTATGGGCGAAGCCCGTTACGTTAAATTCATCACGCTGTTCGATCCGGAACGAATGCCCAACCAAAATCGTGGTGTGCTGCCGTGGCCTTACGTCGAAGGATTGCGGCTGGACGAAGCCATGCATCCATTGACGCTGCTGGCGACGGGGCTTTACGGCAAAATGTTGCTGCCGCAAAACGGCGCGCCGTTGCGATTGGTTGTGCCGTGGAAATATGGATTCAAAAGCATCAAATCCATCGTCAGGATTTTGCTGGTCAAGGATCAACCGACTTCAACCTGGAGCGAAGTTGCGCCCGATGAATATGGGTTTTATTCGAACGTCAATCCGGAAGTTTCTCATCCGCGCTGGTCTCAAGCGACCGAACGTCACATTGGCGAGTTCGGTTTGCGCGATACGTTGATGTTCAATGGTTACGGTGACCAAGTCGCCAGCCTGTATTCGGGAATGGATTTGAAAGCAAACTTTTAG
- a CDS encoding ribonuclease HII has translation MPLIEEILQQPVAALKASFLDGGEVLPKGLLEALENDSRQGARDLAARLRARQSKNRAEGQRLRHLLKFEFELWEQGFELIAGVDEAGVGPLAGPVVAGTAILPRNYKLYELNDSKKLDETTRDQLAERIKADTIAWAVGIADVEEIDQLNIYRASLLAMRRAVEALGVTPSFVLVDARRIPELAVPQRGIVHGDSLSASIAAASILAKTARDAMMCKLDQQFPGYGLAGHKGYSTPEHFAALKRLGASPIHRRSFRPVREALGLDLQQASLFDCQK, from the coding sequence ATGCCATTGATTGAGGAAATACTGCAACAGCCGGTCGCCGCTTTGAAGGCGAGCTTTTTGGATGGCGGCGAAGTCTTGCCCAAAGGATTACTCGAAGCTCTGGAAAACGATTCACGGCAAGGCGCGCGGGATTTGGCCGCCCGGCTTCGTGCGCGGCAGTCAAAAAACCGCGCCGAAGGTCAGAGGTTGCGGCATTTGCTCAAGTTTGAATTTGAATTATGGGAACAAGGGTTTGAACTGATTGCCGGTGTTGACGAAGCCGGGGTCGGCCCCCTGGCCGGGCCGGTTGTCGCCGGAACTGCCATTTTGCCGCGAAATTACAAGCTGTACGAACTGAATGATTCCAAGAAGCTCGACGAAACGACGCGCGACCAATTGGCGGAAAGAATCAAAGCCGACACCATTGCCTGGGCGGTTGGCATCGCCGATGTCGAAGAAATTGATCAACTGAACATTTACCGCGCAAGTTTGCTGGCGATGCGGCGCGCAGTCGAAGCCTTGGGCGTCACGCCCAGCTTTGTTCTGGTGGATGCCCGGAGAATTCCCGAACTGGCGGTGCCGCAACGTGGCATCGTACACGGAGATTCACTTTCGGCCAGCATCGCTGCGGCTTCGATTCTGGCAAAAACCGCGCGCGACGCGATGATGTGCAAGCTTGACCAACAATTTCCCGGTTACGGCTTGGCCGGTCATAAAGGCTATTCGACGCCGGAGCATTTTGCGGCATTGAAGCGACTTGGCGCATCGCCAATTCATCGCCGCAGTTTTCGTCCCGTACGCGAAGCGCTGGGGCTTGATCTTCAACAAGCGTCTTTGTTCGATTGCCAAAAATGA
- a CDS encoding NADP-dependent oxidoreductase codes for MANRVNHQWRLAARPEGLIKESDFTWTEEAVPELQDGQVLVRNLYLSLDPTMRGWASRDTYLPAVPIGAVMRGGTIGVVEESRNPNFKVGDHVSGFFGWQEYAVTDGKGVNSMTVLPNLGVPLTAHFGLFGHIGMTAYFGLLDIGQPKPGETLVVSAAAGAVGSLVGQIGKIKGCHVVGIAGADDKCKWIVDELGFDAAINYKTENVSAALKKHCPNGIDIDFENVGGEIMDAVLARINLHARIVLCGLISGYNATEPVPGPYNFANILVQRARVEGFIVMDYAPRAMECMTELGKWLMEGKLKYRIDEVEGLKNAPMALNRLFEGANIGKLVVKV; via the coding sequence ATGGCAAACAGAGTCAATCATCAATGGCGGCTGGCGGCTCGCCCCGAAGGTTTGATCAAAGAAAGCGATTTTACCTGGACAGAAGAAGCTGTGCCGGAATTGCAAGACGGCCAGGTTTTGGTGCGGAATCTGTATCTTTCGCTCGATCCGACAATGCGCGGATGGGCGTCGCGCGATACGTATTTGCCTGCCGTGCCGATTGGCGCTGTGATGCGAGGCGGAACCATCGGCGTCGTCGAAGAATCCCGCAATCCGAATTTCAAGGTTGGCGACCACGTATCCGGTTTCTTCGGTTGGCAGGAATACGCCGTCACGGACGGCAAAGGCGTAAACTCGATGACGGTTTTGCCAAACTTGGGGGTTCCGCTGACTGCGCATTTCGGATTGTTTGGCCATATCGGGATGACGGCGTATTTCGGTTTGCTGGACATTGGGCAACCAAAACCGGGCGAAACACTGGTGGTATCGGCTGCGGCTGGCGCAGTCGGTTCTCTAGTTGGCCAGATCGGCAAAATCAAAGGTTGCCACGTCGTGGGCATCGCCGGAGCCGATGACAAATGCAAATGGATCGTGGATGAGTTGGGGTTTGACGCCGCGATTAACTACAAAACCGAAAACGTTTCAGCAGCGCTCAAGAAACACTGCCCGAACGGCATTGACATAGATTTTGAAAACGTCGGCGGCGAAATCATGGATGCCGTACTGGCTCGGATCAATTTGCACGCTCGGATTGTGTTGTGCGGTTTGATTTCCGGTTACAACGCTACGGAGCCTGTTCCTGGGCCATACAATTTTGCCAACATTCTGGTTCAACGCGCTCGCGTCGAAGGCTTCATTGTTATGGATTACGCTCCGCGCGCGATGGAGTGCATGACCGAACTGGGCAAATGGTTGATGGAAGGCAAACTCAAATATCGCATTGACGAAGTCGAAGGTTTGAAAAACGCGCCGATGGCGTTGAACCGTTTATTCGAAGGCGCGAACATTGGTAAGCTGGTGGTTAAAGTCTGA
- a CDS encoding sulfoxide reductase heme-binding subunit YedZ, which produces MPDIKFAKTVVLVNSAVPAFLLAWDAYHHRLGTNPQEFVLHTTGTLTLVFLLLTLVVTPLRKVLGLPWMVQFRRVMGLYAFFYGSLHLLSYTWFDKGFAIGAIVEDTLKRPFIFFGMFAFLAMVPLAITSTSKMVKRLGGRRWNRLHKLVFPAAVSGVLHYYLLVKADARLPLAFGAALAILLVYRTINTFFPSATERKPKRASV; this is translated from the coding sequence ATGCCAGATATCAAATTTGCCAAAACCGTGGTTTTAGTAAATTCCGCGGTGCCAGCGTTTCTGTTGGCCTGGGATGCGTATCATCATCGGCTGGGGACAAATCCTCAGGAGTTCGTGCTGCACACGACCGGCACGCTGACGTTGGTATTTTTATTGCTAACGCTGGTGGTGACGCCTTTGCGAAAGGTTCTGGGTTTACCGTGGATGGTGCAGTTTCGGCGTGTCATGGGGCTATATGCCTTCTTTTACGGAAGCTTGCACCTGTTGTCATATACTTGGTTTGATAAAGGATTCGCCATTGGCGCGATTGTCGAAGACACACTGAAACGACCGTTTATCTTTTTCGGAATGTTCGCGTTTTTGGCGATGGTTCCACTGGCCATAACTTCGACCAGCAAAATGGTCAAACGCTTGGGAGGGCGTCGGTGGAATCGGTTGCATAAACTGGTTTTTCCGGCGGCGGTTTCCGGAGTGTTGCATTATTACCTGTTGGTGAAAGCGGATGCACGCTTGCCGCTGGCCTTCGGGGCGGCGCTGGCAATCTTGCTGGTTTACCGCACGATCAATACATTTTTTCCTTCGGCCACGGAACGAAAACCGAAACGAGCGTCGGTTTAA